One genomic segment of Pseudonocardia sp. T1-2H includes these proteins:
- the purT gene encoding formate-dependent phosphoribosylglycinamide formyltransferase: MIALQRLGVEVIAVDRYPDAPGHQVAHRSHVIDMTDPAALTALIEQERPHYVIPEIEAIATDALAAIEENGVATVIPTARATRLTMDREGIRRLAAEELGLPTSPYAFADSLDEVRAAVDGGIGYPCVIKPVMSSSGKGQSVLRSADDLGPAWEYARAGGRVATTRVIVEGLVDFDYEITQLTVRGVDGTWFCAPIGHIQEHGDYVESWQPQPMSAAAIDGARDVAGRITEALGGRGIFGVELFVKGDDVLFSEVSPRPHDTGLVTLATQRLSEFELHARAVLGLPVDVTLRSPGASAVIYGGTDAKAISFEGLELALAVPGTDLRLFGKPESFKRRRMGVVVAVADDVETARTRAKGAAELVRPVAE, encoded by the coding sequence GTGATCGCCCTGCAGCGCCTCGGCGTCGAGGTGATCGCCGTCGACCGCTATCCGGACGCCCCCGGGCACCAGGTCGCGCACCGCTCGCACGTGATCGACATGACGGACCCGGCCGCGCTCACGGCGCTGATCGAGCAGGAGCGCCCGCACTACGTCATCCCCGAGATCGAGGCGATCGCCACGGACGCCCTCGCCGCGATCGAGGAGAACGGGGTCGCCACCGTCATCCCGACGGCCCGCGCGACGCGGCTGACGATGGACCGCGAGGGAATCCGGCGGCTGGCGGCCGAGGAACTCGGCCTGCCGACCTCGCCGTACGCCTTCGCCGACTCCCTCGACGAGGTGCGCGCGGCCGTCGACGGCGGCATCGGGTACCCGTGCGTGATCAAGCCGGTGATGTCCTCGTCGGGCAAGGGGCAGAGCGTCCTGCGCTCGGCCGACGACCTCGGCCCCGCCTGGGAGTACGCGAGGGCCGGCGGCCGGGTCGCGACGACCCGGGTGATCGTCGAGGGCCTCGTGGACTTCGACTACGAGATCACCCAGCTCACGGTGCGGGGCGTGGACGGGACGTGGTTCTGCGCGCCGATCGGGCACATCCAGGAGCACGGGGACTACGTCGAGTCCTGGCAGCCGCAGCCGATGTCGGCCGCCGCGATCGACGGTGCCAGGGACGTGGCGGGCCGGATCACCGAGGCCCTCGGCGGGCGGGGAATCTTCGGTGTCGAGCTGTTCGTGAAGGGCGACGACGTGCTGTTCTCCGAGGTCTCGCCGCGGCCGCACGACACCGGGCTGGTCACCCTGGCCACGCAGCGGCTCTCCGAGTTCGAGCTGCACGCCCGCGCGGTGCTGGGCCTCCCCGTCGACGTGACGCTGCGCTCGCCCGGCGCCTCCGCGGTGATCTACGGCGGCACGGACGCGAAGGCGATCAGCTTCGAGGGTCTCGAGCTCGCCCTCGCCGTACCGGGCACGGACCTGCGGCTCTTCGGCAAGCCCGAGAGCTTCAAGAGGCGGCGGATGGGCGTGGTGGTCGCGGTCGCGGACGACGTCGAGACCGCCCGGACGCGCGCGAAGGGAGCCGCAGAGCTCGTGCGTCCCGTCGCCGAATGA
- a CDS encoding lysylphosphatidylglycerol synthase transmembrane domain-containing protein, translating to MADGAAPRNGLRAAAAWPARHWKTLVHWALVLAALAYIGWQMPELVRAVRDADEVLAQVRPGRLLLAVVLAMAALVLYGEMHRRVLEAGGAAVPARTVQAITFAENAISNTVPVVGGAGALAYAISRLRRRGVDAALASWSVFLPGALASILLLVLGVLALGAAGWLPLWLAVVVAAAIALGAAGAWAVVTHPAVLRRFLVVLVHIGRHLPWLCRGCRGVWASDPDGTAARLAARIGLLHPTSRQWAGLVVLSLLSWAADFLTLVACSTAVGLPAHWTALALGFLAVQVSIALQVLPGGAGLAETGLLGVLLAAGAPAAPAAATVLLYRMITWLGLSVVGWVVYAAQIHLAPPHRHRHAPEPLAGTL from the coding sequence ATGGCGGACGGAGCGGCACCCCGGAACGGGCTGCGGGCCGCCGCGGCGTGGCCGGCCCGGCACTGGAAGACCCTGGTGCACTGGGCGCTCGTCCTGGCTGCGCTCGCCTACATCGGCTGGCAGATGCCCGAGCTGGTGCGCGCGGTGCGGGACGCCGACGAGGTGCTCGCGCAGGTGCGGCCGGGTCGGCTGCTGCTCGCCGTCGTGCTCGCCATGGCGGCGCTGGTCCTGTACGGCGAGATGCACCGCCGGGTGCTGGAGGCGGGCGGGGCCGCCGTGCCCGCGCGGACCGTGCAGGCGATCACCTTCGCCGAGAACGCGATCTCGAACACGGTGCCGGTCGTGGGAGGCGCCGGCGCCCTCGCCTACGCGATCTCCCGCCTCCGTCGGCGGGGCGTCGACGCCGCCCTCGCGTCCTGGTCGGTGTTCCTGCCCGGCGCGCTCGCCTCGATCCTCCTGCTGGTCCTCGGCGTGCTCGCACTGGGCGCGGCCGGCTGGCTGCCGCTGTGGTTGGCGGTCGTCGTCGCGGCGGCGATCGCCTTGGGCGCCGCGGGGGCCTGGGCGGTGGTCACGCACCCCGCGGTCCTCCGGCGGTTCCTGGTCGTCCTGGTCCACATCGGCAGGCACCTGCCGTGGCTGTGCCGGGGCTGCCGCGGCGTGTGGGCGTCGGACCCGGACGGGACGGCGGCCCGCCTCGCCGCCCGGATCGGACTGCTGCACCCCACGTCCCGCCAGTGGGCCGGGCTGGTGGTGCTCTCGCTGCTGAGCTGGGCGGCGGACTTCCTGACCCTCGTTGCCTGCTCGACGGCCGTCGGGCTGCCGGCGCACTGGACCGCACTCGCCCTGGGCTTCCTCGCGGTGCAGGTCAGCATCGCGCTGCAGGTCCTGCCCGGCGGCGCGGGCCTCGCCGAGACCGGGCTGCTCGGCGTCCTGCTGGCGGCGGGCGCGCCGGCCGCGCCCGCGGCGGCGACCGTGCTGCTCTACCGCATGATCACCTGGCTCGGCCTGTCGGTCGTCGGGTGGGTCGTCTACGCGGCGCAGATCCATCTCGCCCCGCCCCACCGGCACCGGCACGCGCCCGAACCGCTCGCCGGGACGCTCTGA